The window ACGTGGTAAAGAAATTATACTATTCACGGACAAAAAAATAGGGAATCGAACATGTAACAAACCGAAAGCTGGTCCTATTAAATCATgtctatattaaaaattgatggaaatgttgtgcattatttgacAATTAAACCTAAAAACATACTAGAAGGATAGAATAAGTTCAAGTCAGTTGAAATAGTTTATTGAGCACATTGGTTCTTGAAAAATGAGTGCCCAATGCATTGCTCTTCATAGGGAAGGAATCCTTGATTTGATCATCTTCCACTTGTTGAGATAATGTTATTGGCAATGGTATATCACTGTTTCCATAAGTACCAACAACGCCAGGTGGCATCCCCTGTCTTAAAATGTAATCCCATTTGTCTTGGAAAAGATAGAGAATTACCATGAAAGATAATTGAGCTGTGAAGATTATGGTGTAAAATCTTGTATTTGTTGAAGTTCTTATGTGGTAGGCTTGTAATCCAGTGTAGATATTCAAGACTCCAACCAAACATGTTATTGTGCCTAGTAACCAATGTAACAAGTACCATGCACTTCTAGCTCTAGTCCCCCTGCACAAAAattggaaaaggaaaaaattagcaaaataaaatggtttctttttcttttcttaagtTAATTGTGATGAGCAATATGCAataatgtgtcatcttagtggttaaaaaaaatacttctcccacaaaataatttcaactaCATTTGGATTTAGgatataaattagttatacCTTTTAGGTCTTTTAAATCCGAGGATAAGTTGCATATAAATAGCAGCATAAAGAGCCAGCCCTAGTCTTTGATGTGTGTTGTTGAATGCATTCTCGAAGTTTCTGATTGATAAAATTGCTCCAACGGTTACAAGTAGAACCGAAAGTACCTGTCAATTATATGAAGTATAACtttaattagcaattaaaaagtgaaattgaagaaaaaataagacacTAATTCATACAAGCAACATACAATGtcatggagtataaaatagtaatagtagtactattaattttttaaactgaAAGTGCAAGTGCAAGTGCAAGTGCAATGTAATTAATCGAATCACACTtcaaaatgtattaaaaaaaaggtaagtATGTGTACCAAAATACTAGCCCTAGTGTATCTAATACTCCACTACTCATGGACTTTCAAGACACAATGGCCATGCTAAATagtattaaaagaaaatcatgATTATGCTTTATGAAAATGCAGTAAAACCATAGACTATAAAGTAACACAATGAttttgatcacaaccatctgAAAAACTCAtgatactagtagtatattgatttttttcatttctttgatgcattttagtttttcttcttttcctaTCTTCTCAATTTCTTGAAATAGAGTGACTATACCTGCAAAAGTGCATGAACATAGAACACTTTTTTGTGCCTAGAAGGTTGAAATTCACTTGTGCAACTGGAAACTCTCATCACCAATATTCCCAAAGGAATCAAGAATCCCATTGATGCCCACAGCAAGATTCCATGAACTACAATATTAAACACCCTCTGAGAATTTTCCTGCAAGATACATTTTTTAGAACCAGTTGAGCTACTCCGGCTACACCAAAAATAGAGTACTTACATCGTGTTCGTTGAGGCTGCCGGAAGCTTGATTTTTGTAAGCTGAAGATTCACATAAATGTGCAAGAAGTAGAGGAGCTATGGCAACACTAAAAATGCTTAAAGTAGACATCTTTTGTTTTCCTCCTTCAAGATTTTGAAGGGAGGTTTTGAGGTGTTTGGTGAATTTAATGCTGTCTTTTTGGATGATCTAAGGTTGTGGCAATAGATGGGACTAGATTGATTCTTTTATATTCGTTTTGTTTTGgtgaaaatgttatttttccAAGCTTGCAATGATGGTGTGTTTCTTTGATTATCTATCTTTATTCATTGAAAAtgtttgttttactttttgacATGGATGCCTTTTTGTAAAGAAGTAATCAAATGGACTGTATTTATCTTCATGGTAATGATAGTCTTAATCTTTATTAGAGTGAATTAGGTTTAGACGAGTTAATGTTCTCTGACGAGAAACGTGTGTCtgtttatcatttatatttaagttattaaaatatcacCCTAAATCCCCAagtctattttttattcttatgaTCTACTGTCCTAATAATTATGTATCTGAAATCTGCATTGCTTTAATTTGAAGCTACATTTGGACAACAACGAAAACCACGCTCACAAGGAGTATTACTAGCTCTTAAatctaattatttgtttaatgtGGATGGAAAAGATTACTAGTAgaatatgaattatattttaatataaaatgagagtAAAATGAgctaatgaaaatatatattaattgaataataaaataggagtgAAATACGTGAAATGTGGggtctatttataaaaaattaaaataagatgaaatatttaatgatgaaaatgttaaaattgatagtaataaatttcaacGATTATAAACTCTATCAATTTTGTCATAAGAGCTTCAATTAGATGACTGAATCCTAGCATGGTGCATTACCAAACAATAACTTGTAACTTTACTTAAAACTCCATTTTACAAccttcaattaaatattattctcCACATCTAGATTACCTTGATATCATGATGCAACTTAATTTACTTAAAACTCCATTTTACACCCTTCGCCCAACTCTTAAATAGCAATTGTGCTTATTTagtttagaaaaaaaaactgaattaaATGAAAGGGTTAGGTGTTAAACAGAAAGCTTGTTTCAGAGGTTGGGATAtaattgataatataataaaaagattgTTTAGATTCAATCATCAAGCCTTTAAGTATCAATAATTCAGTcggattttgttttgtttgaatcAAAAACATTAAGAACTTATATGGTTTGCCTGACTCGATACGATATGTTTTGAGtttaaaaaatctttttcatgacaaaattagaaaaccAAGCACGAATATTTCAACATAAGACTACacctaaaaataataaattccagtgttcaatttcaatttcaatcaaTTGATCATTCCAAAGAAACATCAGACATCCAATTTCAAGCATATATTCAAATGTAAGTAGTCGGTAACTATTCTTGAATTAATCAGTAATAGGGCTCGAAAATACACAAGAATCACTTTCTAGATTGCCTGAAGCCACATaagaacaaaaaataacatagaCCAGAAAACAAGACGAGCATCATAAGAAGCAGAATTCTGAAATTAACAACATTCAATCCTATAGATAAAAGTCTAATGTTCAAGGCAAACAAGGTATAAGTCCACCAAAACTCAAAACTGATAACTTGCATAAATAGGTCAATCTCACCATCCAACACTCGTCGAAGCTCCTTACACAAATAAGTTGGGCCTGGTTGCCTTGTACGTGGTCTTGAGCTTCCTCGTTGGTGGCCTCACCTTCCTGTACATCAGGGGGAATTTGATCTTAGAGTTGTGAAACTGCTTTGTGCTCTCCCTCTTGCAAAGCTTGGCTGGGACAGTGGCTGTCTTGATGATCTGAATGCAGTGATGGCGGACCCTGTGGCGGGAAGCCATCTCGGTGTACATCTGCTCGACACCACCATTGAGGGTGGTGTCACGATACTCCTTGTACATGTTGTGGTACCCAGTCCTACTTTGGTATCTCAACCAGATCCCGTAGTTCTTGATTGTGGTTGGGTTCTTCTCAAAAATCTATGATGAAAGAAATGGCAAAGGATGCAAATTCAGTACAAGGTTTTGAGGGGCAAGAAACACGAACATGTCCTACGACAAGCACACAGCATAATGTTCTATACATAATGAACCATAACTAAGgcaatcacataatataagAAAGTCTACTCAAGCAAGGGGGATATTTTAAGAACGCTAATTGCATACATTATAGTACTGTTTGATGTTTGATGCAAAACCAACTTAAACTGCGCATGTTGTGCATGTTGCGAAATCTGAAGAACAAGTTCtcactagtattttttttagctaaaaTGAGCTGAAGCCTAAATGTCCAAACTGCATAGCACTGAAAAACAATTCAAAGACAAAAACGAATAACCAAACGAACAAAGCACGTTATCACATTCAACTTTCTGCTTAATAATTAAGTGACaacttaattcaataaaaacatCTGTATTCAGATATAATAACCAAAAAGATGAGGTTTCAAATAATATACATACCTCATTGATAGCAAGAACCTGCCCGTTACTCTTCTTCACCTTCTTAAGCTTCCTCAGAAAGTACCTTCATAGATAAACACACACATTGAATCTAAATTCCAAAACAATTTTCTGAGTAGTAAcctaataattcaaataattgaccacaaaaaaaaatcatttgtcTCATTTTCCAAATAATCAACTAGCAATTCATTTCTTCAATAACAAAGACGAACGAATATAGGTCATCTAGCTCCACACACAGAAGCATTATGAAACCGAAGCTCAAAATTACCAGAATTTGGACTTGGCGCGGACCTCGTTGGTCGCCCATAGCTTCATCCGGTAGATCTTGGGGTGCTCATCCGTCTCCGTCGGCAGAGCTCTTCCGACCACCTGGTATTGGTGGAACTGCAAAAACCGCCGctcacaaaatcaaatcagTACTCATCatttcaacaaacaaatcGAAAACAGAAACAAGTGCATCAGCGATCAAATTCAGATAGAGCGAGAGCATACTTTGTATGTCACCATTTTTCCCGGTAGCtcaaattttctctctcctcaaagcCTGCGGGCGGGGGCAGTATCTAGGGTTATACGGTTGAGATGGTGAAGAAGAGTGTTAAAATTAAACCCCTAACTTCATTTGGGCCTGTCTTcctcatttctttttggatttgGGCTCTTATTGAATATGTCTACATATCATACATCAGTTTTCAACTTTTCCATTTAACTCTACTATTGCTACATGGACtctagtattataacaatttGGTCTGTCCTTTAATTTGTCATAATATTCTCATCATTTGACAcgttattaaaaatatctctcACAAACCACCGATTCCACCCTTCGAGGTACCTATAAATCAGTACGGAAAATGTTGATTGATGATACCTTTggtctaataaaaaaaaaaaatactcacaATTTAagtaattactagtactattatcaatttttaggaataaaataaaattatataaaagcaACAGTAATTTCTTGAAGTTTAGTCCCATTTAATTTGCAGGCTGCAGGTATTCTTGTGTCATGATTTTGTCTCCTTTTGCTAGTAAGAGAATATGACTTTTAATTGACCTGTTATGGATTGTATCAATGGTGACAATTGGGATGGGTTAACGAGATCAATTaactaatttaactatttttttctctgttgctattataattactttttttcctttctattttaatacactaGTATACTAAACTATCATGTTGATTGACACAGAGgaatatcaattattataaaatattccctccgttcatAGTAAGAGTTACATTTAGTATGAGCAAGAGTTACATTTAGTGTGAGCAGAAGTTTTAAGAAACTTAAAAAATAGtgggttggaaaagttagtggaatatggggtgtatgtttttatattggtttgtgagtgaagtgagttagtgaaatgtgaaacCTATATACTAGGagtatcatttatggtaaagtgaaatgtgactcttattgagAGACGAACCGAATtaacaaaatgtgactcttattgtgggacggagagagtaatgaataaatacaattagttttcttttctattGATTCATTATGATTTTCCATCTTGTTACCTTTGAGTACGAATTTTGTTATCTTGGTAAGATTGAGGATGTCGCTAAACTGAAATACCAATTAAAGAAGCAatgaacaaaacaaattactttttcatttatattggtttattatgttttttcatCTAGGAAACTTTGATTCTTGAGAccagaatttatttttggtaagaCAATGGATTCcgttaaaatttatgttagttTGCAATTGTAGATTCGTAAATTTGGAtaacgatttttttttttttttttttttttttttttgctaatgATCAACACATGTTAGGGTGTCCACGATGGTGGCCCTCTTGAGTATGCCCAAGCCACCAtttcttgggcatgcccaacaaACTTGGCCCTTGCCCTCAAAACTTGGCCACTACAATGGTGGCCCGGAGGgccaccattttttttttatatttcaataattaaaaattcttttatacatttttagtatattttaatattactagaataaaaatcatattcatataaaaaatgcatattttaaaaattactaaaaataattgaaaccaAATTGTCGTCGTATTATAGATagggtaaaattatacaacgacaatgttttaaatacaataaaaaaaaatgacgcACACCGCCCGACTACTCGGTGTCGTCATCGTCATCCATCACATCATCGTCACCGCCTCCACCGCCGCCACTGCCACTTGCACCGACCCCACTGCCGCTGGCACCGCCCGTCTGCGACCCATCGGACCATCCCAACTAAAACCTCAGTCGAATAATGAGGTCGTAGTAGAATCTCCTAGTCTCCGGATCAGTTGACTTCTCTTACAAGGCCAAATTCTCCTGAAGTTGCTTCATCATCTGCACCTCTAGGGTATGAGCCAAAGCCGCCCGCGGTGTTGAGGGCATTGCTGTAGAGGTCGCAGCGGAGAACTGAGAGCCGGTTCTAGATTCCCGGATTGCGGCACGCTGGCCCTGCGGACGTGGGCGCCGAGAGAGTCTGGAGAGGGGCTCCTCCTCCGAAGCATCATCGTTCAGGTCGAAGGCGCGTGAGTCATTACTACTGCTGTAGTTGCCGACGCCCAGTCTAGTCCGCTTCGGCCCAGAGACAGGATCTTTGTCGATGAGGACCCTAAATTTCGGGCAGTCACGTAGAACGAGGTATTCGTCCCAGTAGGTAAACTTCGGCCACGATTCAGTATTGTACAACTGATACGACAACGCTCGTACGTCGGCTTCAGTGCGGCCGCTCTCAGCAAGGCGGAGTTGGGTCTCGTATGTGCCATTGAACCTCTTCAACGCTTTAGTAATCCTTCCGAACTTCTTCCGGACCTGGCTAGCTGTACGCTCGACGCTCCCATCTGGTTTGAATTCGTTGTACACATCGAGAACGCGATTCCAAAAGCAAACGTCGGTCTGATCCGTACCGACTATAGAATCGGTCGTGACCGCATACCAGGCTCTGGCTACAACAATGGATTCTTCATTGCTATAGTAGGTCGACCGCCGGCttccaccgccaccgccatcGCCATcgccgctgccgccgccgcGTCCGCCGCCTCGGCCGCCACCTCCTCCGGTGCCCTACTCTCCTCGGTGGCCGGCGCTTCGACCACCGCCACCGCTTCGCCCCCCACCATTTCCGCCATTTCGCCCACCTCCGCCGCCGTTTCGCCCCCAACGCCTTGATTTCGCTCACGGCCGCCTTGAGTACCGGACACCGGGGTCTCTGGTGGTGTTCCCATCAATTGTTCCAACGTGAATCTATCAAATTCAGATAGAAGGGATTGGGTGTATTGGAATTGGGAGGATTGGAATTGCTGAGAAGGGTTGTTGATTGCGTCCATATTGGGTCGGTAGTCGCCGAACCCCGATTGGGGACGACCCACGTTCCTCTGCGGCTGAGAGGAGGACTGACCCCGGAGTTGGGGTGTCTGTTGCCACGGCGGCGGCAATTGTGAACTCCACAGGTGCGTTGTAGGGGGGGTCGGACTCGATCTCCACGGTTGGGAAGACGAAAATGCGCCAAATCCCGATTCTCCATAGCCGGGAGAATCATCTCCACCTTGCATTTTGTAGACTTTGAAAATGGTAGAGATTGaaattttagggtttagaattgaggaagataaaaaaaatggaatgaatatagtatttataaatataattttcgaatttacaaaaataaaaataaaaataaaaataaaaatcggtGGGCAGGGCCGCGGCTCTTGGCCCTTGCAGTGGCGGGCCGAGCCGCGTGCCCAAGAGCCTCGGCCTGGCCGAGCGCTCGGCTCTCCCTCGTCCACCCCCCCGAGCCGCGTCCACCCCTCGCCTCAGTAGTGGGGGGTCGCGGGCTGCCCAAGCCCGGGCCGAGAGCCGCGGCCCTTCCACTGTGGACGCTCTTAGTTTTCACTGTATTGATTCATCttgctttttcattttataaactGAGACAAAGACTTCTTTGGGGTAAGATGATGGATATCAtctatttatcaattataatgatgacgacgatgatgaagttattttgtttatttcttttagtAGGACTTGGAATAGGAATATGTATAAGTATTGATTGATCATATTTGACACTTCATAGTGGTGGAGTAACTTTGAATATATTTGACTATTTAGCTTTTTCACAACCATGTATTTCACTATGCATATATCACTATATAACTGTCAATATTTCAATTGCTTTCATCAATCATATCATATGATcccataaattaataaaatacttatcTTAAGATTAAGAAGATGgtggaaaaatgaatattgGATTTCcctttgaaatttttgatggATGAATCTCTAGTCTCCAGTTTTCATTATTGGTCAAGCATAATGAAATGGAATATAGTAGCAAATAGATTAGAAAATTAAGTTCAaagttggaatttgacttAAACGAAACTTAAAGCATTCAAATTTTTACGCCTTCGTTAAATACCTCTTTATGTCTGGAGTATTATCATCTCCAATCATGATAGTacaattcaattattcaaacaTATATgtttaatcaaatcaaaatgtataattttttgagttttctaaATTAGGCTAcaactatattttattccaACAATGTTTCCAAAAGTATGTACATTTCGTCGTTCTCATTTGGCATATTCATGTTTAAAGCAAATGCAATTTGTTTTTGACTTCTAATGTcgttttcttttctctcttataattatattgattagCCAATAAAAATGAACGTGGGATCAAAGTCATTGTCTAACAACAAAGCTGAAATTCATTGGGCGCAAAGCATTCTTGGGAAGGAAACAAATTGGTTGtgcacaaataaaattttacaacTAAAAAATTCATTGCATTTTCAGACATATGCagaaaaagtgaaattttGCAATTCGGCCAACGTCATGTAGCCAATATGCAATAATCTTGATTTCCCCAAATCATCACAAGCCAGAAAAAGGGACTGTTTTTAGCAACTGAgatatgaattatatttaaattaattatatttatacagatcacacttgtatatattgatTTGTCATAAAGTTGGTCCAATTGAAATTCGACGTATCTAATTGGTTTACTTAACTTAATTACTAGAGTTGGGGCCAAGCTACTTTGTAGCCATCTTACttagtatttttattcaaaCCCAGCTAGATAGGGTATAATTGAGGCGAGTAAATTAATCAGTTACTACAAatgtggagtagtatatttgaGCTCAACCAAAgttttaaaatccaagtaaTTCAAATTAAGTAACTTATTAATCAAGTTGCGTCAAAAGACTTGCTTTAACAATAGAGATTATTAATTTGACTCCAAGTAAGGTTTCGATCTTAATCAAAATGATTCGAATCATGCATCAAGTTTGTGAAAAATTAGAAACTATGAGCTGTCAAttctataaaattatagtactatcatagattttaatttagatatggtagaatctaaaaaaaaagtcaatcaAACTTATCACTAACTTAATTATCAACGCGCACGTACTACAAGTCTAACTTTAGTCATTAGCTGGTGATACTCTATACATAAATTAACCTTATCATAGTAACAATGAACGTtctagaaagaaaaaaaaataaaattacaatttaatctctaaaaatatgaaatgtagtgtcaaagtaagaaaaatatagtgtCATTTCAAAGTAATTTTCGCcgtatcaaaataaaatttgtattgtaaCACTTGACGAATGTATTTTGCTGCAGTCAACAAACGACTTTTCAATTGCGAAGAACCAAAGAATAAGAAGCTTCATTtatcacaaattaaattgtCAACATTCAACAGTGAAGTCTCATTAGTTTATGCACAAATTGAATACTGTTATgatatcatcatcatcatcatcatcatcatcaattcatcatcatataataaaattggttGACAGATCATACAACATCAACTTTGCACTCTTCACAATAACTATGGGTTGGATTGATccagatttaattaatttagtaatgATATAACCACAACCCCCCCTTCTTTCAACTATTAATGATGAATAGTACTATGAAAATTATATCCGGAAGGTTTCTATACAAATAGGCactaaaatagtagtaatatggTTTAAGTCAGATTGATTTGATTACATCCGCTAATCTATATGCAAATTACAAACGCAACTTATGTAAGcatcacttttaattttatcaaattggTATAGCTGTACTGAATTATCAATATTCAAAGTCCAAAAACTTGGATGATATGATAGCATACCTCCATCGGTCAAAGGCCAATCcacatttcaataaatagaGAATATTAATAGCAAATAATTAATAGCAAATAACAAGTACGGATTacgtattaatttattactatttccATTTCGCCTGCAATCGCAATTTAGGTACTTGACCCCCTAATTCTCCTTATTTGAGAACATTAAGTTATAACTCCATTTTTCggttgttcttttttttttttatcaccaCTTGGCAATAGCACGAGCTTTTAATTTAGCTAAcaagaattgaaatttttgtcgtaatttaccttttttactttattaaatttatattaaaattcatactgcagtatcatttcataaaattattttttatggtcTGATATAGTATGGAACTACCAAAAAAGCATTACATACTTTATGCTCCTTCCATCCTATTCTAAGTgaagtattttatattcagTGTGAGAATGtatgtgaattattttataaattatataaaaggaataaaataagagaactaatagaatattgatattttaattttagaaaatgtgtcaaaataaaataacaatccAAAGTTCGCGTTGTCAGCCCAAGTCAAAAGGGTAAAAATATGGCAAATGTATTGACAAAAGAGCCAGTTAAAGGAACTGACACTGACACGAAATGAATAAATAccacaataattaatttgcaaaCAAAGTAGTAATTCCTAAAAAATGGTTGAATTccattgaataaaaattgaaaaattaaattaacagCGGTCAACATAATGACAAttacaataacaataacagACCCCCGCAACGAACACCCTGAATATTTGCCACCCAATCAAATCACCCAATTATTtcaccaataaataaatcaaaccgaaaacataattttaaatatttttttgtttttttccaaaGATAATTTTATCCCCCAGCACACCCacgtcccttaaaaataagGGCATTCCCGATGACTCAATACGAAGGCGGGAAGAATCCACTGCATCGCGGCAACAGGAAAACCCTGCAATCATCTTTCGGCACAATTGTTGGAACATAAGCGATCTCATCACAGCCGTCGGATCTATCCCTTTTGAAATCAATCAGCGAAGTGAATATCGCGATGAATAACATCAGATGATTGATCGCGTATCTCTGCCCCACACACTGGTGGGCCCCGGACCCGAACGCTAAAAAGTTCTTCTTATAAACCCGGTCCTCCTGCCTGTGCTCCATGAACCGGTCCGGGTCGAACTTCTCCGGTTCGGTGAATCCCTGGAAAGATGAGTCGAAGACAGATGGAAACACGATTGTGCCCTTCGGCACGGTGTAAGTCTCGGTCAATGGAAAGTCAACGCCGGCGATGTGCGGCACCATCGTCGCCGGCGCTCTGATCCTCACGACCTCACGCGCCACCGCTTCGGTGAACTTCATCTCTCGGAGCTGGTCGCCGCTGATCGCGGCGCCG is drawn from Salvia hispanica cultivar TCC Black 2014 chromosome 6, UniMelb_Shisp_WGS_1.0, whole genome shotgun sequence and contains these coding sequences:
- the LOC125197213 gene encoding cytochrome b561 domain-containing protein At4g18260-like isoform X1, translated to MSTLSIFSVAIAPLLLAHLCESSAYKNQASGSLNEHDENSQRVFNIVVHGILLWASMGFLIPLGILVMRVSSCTSEFQPSRHKKVFYVHALLQVLSVLLVTVGAILSIRNFENAFNNTHQRLGLALYAAIYMQLILGFKRPKRGTRARSAWYLLHWLLGTITCLVGVLNIYTGLQAYHIRTSTNTRFYTIIFTAQLSFMVILYLFQDKWDYILRQGMPPGVVGTYGNSDIPLPITLSQQVEDDQIKDSFPMKSNALGTHFSRTNVLNKLFQLT
- the LOC125194368 gene encoding 60S ribosomal protein L18a-like; translated protein: MVTYKFHQYQVVGRALPTETDEHPKIYRMKLWATNEVRAKSKFWYFLRKLKKVKKSNGQVLAINEIFEKNPTTIKNYGIWLRYQSRTGYHNMYKEYRDTTLNGGVEQMYTEMASRHRVRHHCIQIIKTATVPAKLCKRESTKQFHNSKIKFPLMYRKVRPPTRKLKTTYKATRPNLFV
- the LOC125197213 gene encoding cytochrome b561 domain-containing protein At4g18260-like isoform X2, with the translated sequence MSTLSIFSVAIAPLLLAHLCESSAYKNQASGSLNEHDRVFNIVVHGILLWASMGFLIPLGILVMRVSSCTSEFQPSRHKKVFYVHALLQVLSVLLVTVGAILSIRNFENAFNNTHQRLGLALYAAIYMQLILGFKRPKRGTRARSAWYLLHWLLGTITCLVGVLNIYTGLQAYHIRTSTNTRFYTIIFTAQLSFMVILYLFQDKWDYILRQGMPPGVVGTYGNSDIPLPITLSQQVEDDQIKDSFPMKSNALGTHFSRTNVLNKLFQLT